A genomic window from Buteo buteo chromosome 13, bButBut1.hap1.1, whole genome shotgun sequence includes:
- the LOC142039036 gene encoding lamin-B3-like isoform X2 has translation MLRRVDLENHMKTLQEQMTFQKRLHEDELKEAKRVHESRIAEIESGRRREFESKLLDALQGLRKQQEEQIKGYKEELERTFSAKMENAQLSAARNSDFANAAREELMETKLRVDTLTSQVNQYQSQNVALENRIKELQEMLDYDRDLYRRHMAEKEKEIEQAQQQTQAQLEEYEHLLDVKLALDLEISSYRKMLEGEEQRLKLSPSPSSHSTATQATSQGRRFLHGKKRKMKEAKERGHHAGFKIVHHASSSGNVSIEEIDAAGKFVRLKNNSDEDQPLHGWVLRRHLGSVSDVTYKFPSLFTLQAGQVVTIWGAAAGVSPGPSDLVWKSQMSWGAGDSIGVTLITDDGEELAERKIMHVPRAEESSEQDDDYEEITGSEIEFPSRTKRRRKKKCCLVS, from the exons ATGTTGAGGAGGGTGGACCTGGAAAATCATATGAAAACTTTGCAGGAACAAATGACATTCCAGAAGCGTCTTCATGAAGAT GAGCTCAAGGAGGCAAAAAGAGTCCACGAGAGCAGGATAGCAGAAATAGAATCTGGCCGTCGGAGAGAATTTGAGAGTAAGCTCTTAGATGCTCTGCAGGGGCTCAGAAAACAACAGGAAGAACAAATTAAAGGATACAAAGAGGAGCTGGAGCGAACATTCAGTGCAAAA ATGGAGAATGCCCAGCTATCTGCAGCAAGAAATAGTGACTTTGCCAATGCTGCTCGGGAGGAACTGATGGAAACAAAGCTGAGAGTTGATACTTTGACATCTCAAGTTAATCAATATCAAAGCCAG AATGTTGCTTTGGAGAACAGAATAAAAGAGCTACAGGAGATGCTGGATTATGATCGTGATCTCTATCGAAGGCATAtggctgaaaaagagaaagaaatagaacaAGCCCAGCAGCAGACACAAGCACAGTTGGAAGAATATGAGCATCTCTTAGATGTGAAACTGGCTCTAGATCTGGAAATAAGTAGCTACAGAAAGATGCTGGAGGGAGAGGAACAGAG GCTAAAGCTGTCACCCAGTCCATCTTCACACAGCACTGCAACTCAAGCAACAAGTCAAGGGCGACGGTTCCTacatgggaagaaaaggaaaatgaaagaagctAAAGAGAGAGGCCATCATGCTGGATTTAAGATTGTTCATCATGCTTCATCTTCTGGAAATGTATCTATTGAAGAAATTGATGCAGCTGGGAAATTTGTCAGGCTTAAAAACAACTCTGATGAG GATCAGCCACTACATGGATGGGTGTTAAGACGACATCTCGGAAGTGTGTCAGATGTAACATACAAATTTCCTTCGCTGTTCACTCTTCAGGCAGGCCAAGTAGTTACA ATCTGGGGCGCAGCTGCTGGCGTAAGCCCAGGTCCTAGTGATCTGGTCTGGAAGTCTCAGATGTCTTGGGGAGCTGGGGATAGTATTGGTGTTACACTCATCACAGATGATGGTGAG GAACTTGCAGAGAGGAAGATAATGCATGTACccagagcagaagaaagcagtgaGCAAGATGATGATTATGAAGAAATAACTGGAAGTGAAATAGAGTTTCCATCTCGG accaaaagaagaagaaaaaagaaatgttgtttGGTTTCATGA